A genomic segment from Sparus aurata chromosome 20, fSpaAur1.1, whole genome shotgun sequence encodes:
- the LOC115570744 gene encoding uncharacterized protein LOC115570744, whose amino-acid sequence MASESFKQFDEWLEAGKILADELATKKPSKKRNKKGTEGSNVSWRKRDQDGNLVPQHVRRNRSVKPASTMELPEVEESQINEIPQEVPSLDQHLQRLRDLLSSVTVPAPASVEVEETPTMSTWTRRQLICGEKFRAAMPELLNCKLAAETVTQHCCQQCKTVDAVVRCLDCVPSGTQFLCSSCDSIIHRKNVFHDREAMIDGFLKPIPPTSLVVVDESGQYQLGEQVCLLPIPPPRQICSCGPNQDFIIIPGKQTVLVTINGPYHLCLPAVCCPLCSCKWTPGIGDLLGYRYWPATTSCQMLFKFDVFTSFEQMKLASPAISQQAFLKMLEHRSLCTGRTGGICGDTFHRVFREFAFCNFKKEDLCLVEPFKCPACTPDMLAISADGNRKHYRFKKSKGTDEPSLFDGLFIAKDAKVSAFVDQVRSQMMSRTGHDVCGPATFTAGRETSQKSRAKVDEEGLEIAVCRHGVLLRGLNHYRGEIYAYPMFLQKELAQAANTTFFCMDITCRYWPYLMKMAEKLPELQPLTVMKPFLSVMHAKAHTGKCEVRWGGRSQDGAGNTVGEEVEQVNSFLSRAALTTKYMTKSGRGDMLTVLAMGWNQRKVESLHKTLAKRFVKTTQRAELESASLESLKQELNISLEDTEQWVWDVKQWAATEKPQTHSSQEELQREIDEIIYSLRRKKHDLYRQNDSNQTRGRKRRRLSELKKRLREKVLHYNTIAACEEKVDVEATCSLSEDVILPWEAQGDVVSLRLKRRLFDQVMLVRRLEEEKLIIVKEMTQHCQSLKKALNKLDNLLHKTKEDIKNHTSSRELTEEGYRGLHCCLLQKQYILQQKLSTVTTTYTYTLDTDPSIFTLEEDLDDYEDESEHDNSSPDVSEDEL is encoded by the exons ATGGCATCGGAGTCATTCAAACAATTTGATGAATGGCTGGAGGCGGGGAAAATCTTGGCAGATGAGTtggcaacaaaaaaa ccttcaaagaaaagaaataagaagGGGACTGAAGGCTCAAATGTTTCCTGGAGGAAGAGGGACCAGGATGGGAACCTTGTCCCGCAGCATGTAAGGAGGAATCGATCTG TTAAACCAGCCAGCACTATGGAACTCCCAGAAGTTGAGGAGTCACAGATAAATGAAATTCCTCAAGAGGTCCCAAGTCTTG atcAACATCTTCAGCGACTAAGAGACCTGCTGAGTTCTGTCACTGTCCCTGCCCCTGCATCAGTGGAAGTGGAGGAGACTCCCACCATGTCTACATGGACCAGAAGACAGTTGATTTGTGGGGAAAAATTCAGGGCTGCAATGCCAGAGCTGTTAAACTGCAAGTTGGCTGCAGAGACTGTAACCCAGCATTGCTGTCAACAGTGCAAAACAGTTGATGCTGTAGTCCGGTGCCTAGACTGCGTTCCCTCAGGAACTCAGTTTCTCTGTTCATCGTGTGACTCAATAATCCACAGAAAAAATGTCTTCCATGACAGAGAAGCCATGATTGATGGCTTTTTAAAACCTATTCCGCCCACATCCCTAGTTGTGGTGGATGAAAGTGGCCAATATCAACTTGGTGAACAAG tgtgtctTCTTCCGATACCTCCACCAAGACAAATCTGCTCCTGCGGTCCAAACCAAGACTTCATCATTATCCCAGGAAAGCAGACTGTCTTGGTGACTATCAACG gtccaTACCACCTGTGCCTGCCTGCTGTGTGCTGTCCACTTTGTTCTTGCAAATGGACCCCAGGGATTGGTGACTTGCTTGGATACAGATACTGGCCAGCAACCACCAGCTGTCAAATGCTGTTCAAGTTTGATGTGTTCACATCATTTGAGCAGATGAAGTTGGCCAGCCCAGCTATATCCCaacaagcatttctcaaaatgcTTGAACATCGATCCCTTTGCACAGGACGA ACAGGTGGTATTTGTGGTGATACCTTCCACAGAGTCTTTCGAGAGTTTGCCTTCTGCAATTTTAAGAAAGAAGATCTGTGCCTGGTGGAGCCCTTTAAATGCCCAGCATGCACACCAGACATGCTGGCTATATCTGCAGATGGTAATAGAAAGCATTACCGCTTCAAGAAGTCCAAAGG GACAGACGAACCATCTCTTTTTGATGGACTGTTCATCGCAAAAGATGCCAAAGTTTCTGCCTTTGTTGACCAAGTCAGAAGTCAGATGATGAGT AGGACTGGTCATGATGTCTGTGGGCCGGCAACATTCACAGCCGGCAGAGAAACATCACAGAAGTCCAGGGCCAAGGTGGATGAGGAGGGCCTGGAAATAGCTGTGTGCAGACATGGAGTCTTGCTGCGAGGCTTAAATCACTACCGTGGTGAAATATATGCCTACCCCATGTTCCTTCAGAAGGAGCTGGCTCAAGCTGCCAATACAACATTCTTTTGTATGGACATTACTTGCAG GTATTGGCCGTATTTGATGAAGATGGCAGAGAAGTTGCCTGAGCTCCAGCCACTTACAGTGATGAAGCCATTTCTCTCTGTAATGCATGCCAAGGCTCACACTGGCAAATGCGAG GTGAGGTGGGGTGGCAGAAGCCAGGATGGTGCAGGAAATACTGTTGGCGAGGAGGTGGAACAGGTCAATAGCTTCCTCTCAAGGGCAGCTCTGACTACAAAATACATGACCAAGTCAG gcaGAGGAGATATGCTAACTGTTCTTGCCATGGGATGGAACCAGAGGAAGGTGGAGAGTCTCCACAAGACACTGGCAAAGAGATTTGTCAAA acgacacagagagcagaactgGAATCCGCCAGTCTTGAGAGTCTCAAGCAGGAGCTCAACATCTCTCTGGAAGACACAGAGCAGTGGGTGTGGGATGTCAAGCAATGGGCTGCCACTG AGAAACCTCAAACTCACAGTAGCCAGGAAGAGCTCCAGAGAGAAATTGATGAGATCATTTATTCCCTCCGAAGAAAGAAGCATGATCTCTATAGACAAAATG ACAGCAACCAAACAAGGGGACGCAAACGGAGGAGACTGAGTGAGCTCAAGAAGagactcagagagaaagtaCTACACTACAACACCATCGCTGCCTGTGAGGAGAAAGTTGATGTAGAAGCAACATGCAGTCTCTCTGAGGATGTAATTCTGCCTTGGGAAGCGCAAGGAGATG TGGTGAGCCTCCGCTTGAAGAGGCGACTCTTTGATCAGGTCATGCTCGTCAGGCGTCTGGAAGAGGAGAAACTGATCATTGTGAAGGAGATGACCCAGCATTGTCAGTCTCTAAAAAAGGCGTTGAACAAACTGGACAACCTCCTTCATAAGACGAAAGAGGACATCAAGAACCATA CTTCTTCCAGAGAGCTGACCGAAGAGGGATACAGGGGACTGCACTGCTGTCTTCTGCAAAAGCAGTACATTCTCCAGCAGAAACTAAGCACTGTCACTACCACCTACACCTACACACTTGACACAGACCCCTCTATTTTCACGTTGGAGGAAGACCTCGACGACTATGAAGATGAAAGTGAACATGACAACAGCAGTCCAGATGTGTCTGAGGATGAATTGTAG